One Nitrospinota bacterium DNA window includes the following coding sequences:
- a CDS encoding type II toxin-antitoxin system HicB family antitoxin — MKVVYPAEVNKGKNGQFTAFLPDFPDIHTEGGKTTGEALENASRALTFALEKLVKKGMDIPHPGEKGKHLVAPAARVQAAILLRFARGSQSIAQIARALDTSWPSAQKLEDPTHSPSLRSLEKAAAAMGKKLIIEIKT, encoded by the coding sequence ATGAAGGTTGTATATCCTGCGGAAGTAAATAAAGGCAAAAACGGGCAGTTTACTGCCTTTTTACCCGATTTCCCTGATATTCATACGGAAGGGGGTAAAACTACTGGGGAAGCCCTCGAAAACGCTTCCAGAGCCCTCACTTTCGCTCTGGAAAAGCTTGTGAAAAAGGGTATGGATATTCCTCATCCAGGAGAGAAGGGGAAACACCTGGTTGCCCCCGCTGCCAGGGTTCAGGCCGCTATCCTTTTAAGGTTCGCCCGGGGATCCCAGTCGATCGCCCAGATAGCCAGGGCTCTTGATACTTCGTGGCCATCGGCCCAAAAGCTCGAGGATCCGACCCACTCCCCAAGTTTAAGGTCGTTGGAGAAGGCCGCCGCAGCAATGGGGAAAAAGTTAATTATTGAAATTAAGACATAA